One region of Permianibacter fluminis genomic DNA includes:
- a CDS encoding pyruvate carboxylase, which yields MTASAVNSAAARPIRKLLVANRSEIAIRVMRAANELGIKTVAIYAGEDRFSLHRFKADESYRVGEGKKPVEAYLDCADILRIARDAEVDAIHPGYGFLSENPEFAEACAQAGIAFIGPQPSVMRGLGNKVAARELAQLAKVPVVPATGPLPRDAATIQQLAAGIGFPIMVKASWGGGGRGMRVVENESELLSQIDAARREAGAAFGNDEVYLEKLVRRAHHVEVQILGDRHGTLVHLGERDCSVQRRHQKVVEQAPAPYLNATQRAELYGYALAIGKQVNYTHAGTVEFLMDADTGALYFIEVNPRIQVEHTVTEEVTGIDLVKAQIRITEGAKIGVIEGEQGSGVPLQQDIQVRGYALQCRITTEDPDNSFRPDYGRLTAYRSPAGFGIRLDGGSAYSGAVITPYYDSLLVKVTARGATRDEAISRMDRALREFRIRGLATNLQFLENVIKHPDFVSGKCTTRFIDQTPELLRSTPRRDRATKLLRYLGGVVIHGHPELKGRHITSVPIEPPTPSTQLLQQSIPAGTRTKLKELGAEKFSQWILDQKQVLITDTTLRDAHQSLFATRMRSHDMLRIAPYYARLAPNLFSLECWGGATFDVALRFLKEDPWLRLARLREAIPNTLFQMLLRGSNAVGYTNYPDNVVRYFISQAASNGIDLFRVFDSLNWVENMRVAIDAVRDTDAICEGAICYTGDLFDAKRPKYNLAYYVKLAKELEKAGCHTLAIKDMAGVCRPRAARELVKTLKQEVGLPIHFHTHDTSGIAAASVLAAIDAGCDIVDGALDSMSGLTSQPNLSSIVAALAGTDNDPQLDASNLQTLSLYFEGVRKLYAPFEPDMKAGTADVYRHEMPGGQYTNLREQARGLGLEARWPDVAGAYAEVNQLFGDIVKVTPTSKVVGDMALFMVGNGLTSADVLNPDKEIAFPESVVSLMKGELGFPPDGFPPALQQKVLRGDKPLAGRAGDYVPAADLKTEREQASKLCEQELSDTDLASYLMYPKVFVEFAKHRAEFDDVSVLPTPAFFHGLADGQEVVVDIEPGKSLIIRLLGRSEVDDDGFYKLFFELNGQGRQIRIPAEVSQAKARRKAEEGNPAHLGAPMPGRIALLNVVVGQKVKRGDPLLALEAMKMETVLRAELDGTVTAVHTKVGQVVDARDLLLELVG from the coding sequence ATGACCGCTTCAGCCGTAAACAGCGCCGCCGCCCGGCCCATCCGCAAACTTCTGGTTGCCAATCGCAGCGAGATCGCCATTCGGGTAATGCGCGCCGCGAATGAACTCGGCATCAAAACAGTGGCGATTTACGCCGGCGAGGATCGCTTTTCGCTGCACCGGTTCAAGGCCGATGAAAGTTATCGGGTTGGTGAAGGCAAGAAACCGGTCGAAGCCTATCTCGATTGCGCCGACATTCTGCGCATTGCCCGCGATGCCGAAGTCGACGCCATTCACCCCGGTTATGGTTTCCTGTCCGAGAATCCGGAATTTGCCGAGGCCTGCGCGCAGGCTGGTATTGCTTTCATTGGTCCGCAGCCCAGCGTGATGCGCGGGCTTGGCAACAAAGTGGCGGCGCGCGAACTGGCGCAATTGGCCAAGGTGCCGGTGGTGCCGGCAACCGGGCCGTTGCCGCGCGATGCCGCGACCATTCAACAGCTCGCGGCTGGCATCGGCTTTCCGATCATGGTCAAGGCCAGCTGGGGCGGTGGCGGCCGTGGCATGCGCGTCGTGGAAAACGAAAGCGAATTGCTGTCGCAGATTGACGCGGCGCGCCGCGAAGCCGGCGCGGCATTTGGCAACGACGAGGTCTATCTGGAAAAACTGGTGCGGCGCGCGCATCACGTTGAAGTGCAGATCCTTGGCGATCGGCACGGCACTCTCGTGCACCTCGGCGAACGCGATTGCTCGGTGCAGCGCCGGCATCAAAAAGTGGTGGAGCAAGCGCCAGCACCGTATCTGAATGCCACCCAGCGCGCCGAGCTGTACGGCTATGCGCTCGCCATCGGCAAACAGGTCAATTACACCCACGCCGGCACCGTTGAATTTTTGATGGATGCCGACACCGGCGCGCTGTATTTCATTGAAGTCAATCCGCGCATCCAGGTTGAACATACGGTCACCGAAGAAGTGACCGGCATCGATTTGGTCAAAGCCCAGATCCGGATCACTGAGGGCGCCAAAATCGGCGTTATCGAAGGCGAGCAGGGCAGCGGAGTGCCATTGCAACAGGATATTCAGGTGCGTGGCTATGCGCTGCAGTGCCGGATCACCACCGAAGATCCGGACAACAGCTTCCGGCCCGATTACGGTCGACTGACCGCCTATCGCAGCCCGGCTGGCTTTGGCATTCGTTTGGATGGTGGCAGTGCCTACAGCGGCGCGGTGATCACTCCGTATTACGATTCGCTGCTGGTAAAAGTGACCGCGCGCGGGGCGACGCGTGACGAAGCGATCAGCCGAATGGATCGGGCGCTGCGCGAGTTCCGCATTCGCGGCCTTGCCACCAATCTGCAGTTCCTCGAAAACGTCATCAAGCATCCGGATTTTGTTTCCGGCAAATGCACGACTCGGTTTATTGACCAAACGCCCGAGCTGTTGCGGTCAACGCCGCGCCGCGATCGCGCGACCAAACTGCTGCGCTATCTCGGCGGCGTGGTGATTCATGGCCATCCAGAACTGAAAGGCCGGCATATAACTTCGGTACCGATTGAACCGCCAACGCCGTCGACACAGCTGTTGCAGCAGTCGATTCCGGCCGGCACACGTACCAAGTTAAAAGAGCTCGGCGCCGAGAAATTCAGCCAATGGATTCTCGATCAGAAACAGGTGCTGATCACCGACACCACGCTGCGTGATGCGCACCAGTCGCTGTTCGCGACCCGCATGCGCAGTCACGACATGCTGCGCATCGCCCCGTACTACGCCCGGCTGGCGCCGAACCTGTTCTCACTGGAATGCTGGGGCGGTGCAACCTTCGATGTGGCGCTGCGCTTTCTGAAAGAAGATCCGTGGCTGCGGCTGGCGCGCCTGCGCGAAGCGATTCCGAATACGCTGTTCCAGATGCTGCTGCGCGGATCGAACGCGGTTGGCTACACCAATTACCCGGACAATGTCGTCCGCTATTTCATCAGTCAGGCTGCCAGCAACGGCATCGATCTGTTCCGGGTATTCGACTCGCTGAACTGGGTCGAGAACATGCGCGTGGCCATCGACGCGGTGCGTGATACCGATGCGATCTGCGAAGGCGCCATTTGCTACACCGGCGATCTGTTCGACGCCAAACGGCCGAAATACAACCTCGCCTATTACGTCAAGCTGGCGAAAGAATTGGAAAAGGCCGGTTGCCATACCTTGGCGATCAAGGACATGGCCGGTGTCTGCCGCCCGCGCGCGGCGCGTGAACTGGTCAAGACGTTGAAACAGGAAGTCGGCCTGCCGATTCACTTTCATACCCACGACACCAGCGGCATCGCTGCTGCCAGTGTGCTCGCGGCCATCGACGCCGGTTGCGATATCGTCGACGGCGCGCTCGACAGCATGAGTGGGTTGACCTCACAACCCAACCTGAGTTCGATTGTGGCGGCGCTGGCCGGCACCGACAACGATCCGCAGCTCGACGCCAGCAACCTGCAAACGTTGTCGCTCTATTTCGAAGGCGTGCGCAAGCTGTACGCGCCGTTTGAACCGGACATGAAAGCCGGCACCGCGGATGTGTATCGCCACGAAATGCCCGGCGGCCAATACACCAATCTGCGCGAGCAAGCGCGTGGCCTGGGGCTCGAAGCGCGCTGGCCGGACGTGGCCGGCGCCTATGCCGAGGTCAATCAATTGTTCGGCGATATCGTCAAAGTGACACCGACCTCGAAAGTGGTCGGCGACATGGCGCTGTTCATGGTCGGTAACGGATTGACCAGCGCCGATGTGCTGAATCCGGACAAAGAAATCGCGTTTCCGGAATCGGTGGTTTCGCTGATGAAAGGCGAGCTTGGTTTTCCGCCGGACGGTTTCCCGCCCGCGCTGCAACAGAAAGTACTGCGTGGTGACAAGCCGCTGGCTGGCCGTGCCGGTGATTACGTCCCGGCAGCGGATCTGAAAACCGAGCGCGAGCAAGCCAGCAAGCTCTGCGAGCAGGAGCTGAGCGACACCGATCTGGCGTCCTATCTGATGTACCCGAAAGTGTTCGTCGAGTTCGCTAAGCATCGGGCCGAGTTCGATGACGTCTCGGTGCTGCCGACCCCGGCGTTCTTCCATGGCCTCGCCGACGGTCAGGAAGTGGTGGTCGATATCGAGCCGGGCAAATCGCTGATCATCCGGCTGCTCGGTCGCAGCGAGGTCGATGACGACGGCTTCTACAAGCTGTTCTTCGAGCTGAACGGTCAGGGCCGGCAAATCCGCATCCCGGCCGAGGTCAGCCAGGCCAAGGCCCGGCGCAAGGCCGAGGAAGGCAATCCGGCCCATCTGGGCGCGCCGATGCCGGGCCGCATCGCCCTGCTCAATGTCGTGGTCGGCCAGAAGGTCAAGCGCGGCGACCCGCTGCTGGCGCTGGAGGCGATGAAAATGGAGACCGTGTTGCGGGCCGAACTTGACGGAACTGTCACGGCCGTCCATACCAAAGTCGGGCAGGTTGTTGATGCCCGCGATCTGCTGCTGGAGCTGGTAGGCTAG
- a CDS encoding cold-shock protein, producing the protein MESMATGTVKWFNETKGFGFITPDGGGEDLFAHFSAIQVQGFKVLREGQKVSFDVVQGQKGKQASNIKPLD; encoded by the coding sequence ATGGAAAGCATGGCAACTGGTACTGTGAAGTGGTTTAACGAAACCAAGGGTTTTGGCTTCATTACTCCTGATGGCGGTGGTGAAGATCTGTTCGCGCACTTCTCGGCGATTCAGGTTCAAGGTTTCAAAGTGCTGCGCGAAGGCCAAAAAGTGTCCTTCGACGTTGTGCAAGGCCAAAAAGGCAAGCAAGCCTCGAACATCAAGCCGTTGGATTAA
- a CDS encoding AraC family transcriptional regulator, translated as MDSDLANPHRAEYLARVNRVIDYVAAHLDGDLSLPTLAAVAHFSPFYFHRIFKAMTGETLSQFIARTRLARACFLLRNQPERSVTSIAYDCGFSSPATFARAFRQEFATTAGAWRLQADADRKIGKLLGKPGKAPMIRQLYRAPASQPLAWRIEMQNGQTLNVTVETLVERNVAYIRHFGRYHQDVELFERLFGRLLTWAAPRGLVNFPQSEALTVFGGHPDSTDPEQLRVDVCLTVPVGTAVGGAIGCRTLSGGQYAVVHIEAPLADCYAAWDVAFNEWLPASGFQPDDRDYFLNHRNDPKSHPRQWHIVDMCIPVKPL; from the coding sequence ATGGATTCCGATTTGGCCAATCCGCATCGGGCGGAATATCTGGCTCGGGTAAACCGGGTCATCGATTATGTTGCGGCCCATCTCGATGGCGATTTGTCGTTGCCAACGCTCGCCGCTGTCGCGCATTTTTCGCCGTTTTATTTTCACCGCATTTTCAAGGCGATGACCGGAGAAACGCTGAGCCAGTTCATCGCCCGGACACGGCTGGCGCGGGCCTGTTTTCTGCTGCGCAATCAGCCGGAACGATCGGTGACCAGCATCGCCTACGACTGTGGTTTCTCCAGCCCGGCAACGTTTGCCCGGGCCTTTCGGCAGGAGTTTGCGACCACGGCCGGCGCCTGGCGTTTGCAAGCGGATGCCGATCGCAAGATTGGCAAACTGCTCGGCAAGCCGGGCAAAGCGCCGATGATCCGGCAACTCTATCGTGCTCCGGCAAGCCAACCCCTTGCTTGGAGAATCGAAATGCAAAATGGCCAAACCCTGAACGTAACGGTCGAGACGCTGGTGGAACGCAATGTCGCCTATATCCGTCACTTCGGTCGTTATCACCAAGATGTGGAACTGTTTGAGCGACTGTTCGGCCGCTTGCTAACCTGGGCCGCGCCGCGCGGGCTGGTCAATTTTCCGCAGTCGGAAGCGCTGACCGTTTTCGGCGGCCACCCGGACAGCACCGACCCTGAGCAGCTACGGGTCGACGTCTGTCTGACGGTGCCAGTCGGCACCGCGGTTGGCGGCGCGATTGGCTGTCGCACCCTGTCTGGCGGCCAGTACGCGGTGGTGCATATAGAAGCGCCGCTGGCAGACTGCTACGCCGCCTGGGACGTCGCTTTCAACGAATGGCTGCCAGCCAGCGGTTTCCAACCGGACGATCGGGATTACTTCCTGAATCACCGCAACGACCCGAAAAGCCACCCGCGGCAATGGCACATCGTCGACATGTGCATTCCGGTCAAGCCGCTCTGA
- a CDS encoding Lrp/AsnC family transcriptional regulator translates to MDPLDDLDRQLLTLLQANAREATATLARKLGVARTTVVARIARLEKTGVIGGYGVRLGKPGEEKGLRAYCALQVEPKVGPAVVKRLGRFPEIEELSAVSGIWDYMLLLRAESPERLDQVLDEIGAIEGVKQTTTAVMLARKIDRRG, encoded by the coding sequence ATGGATCCACTCGACGATCTCGACCGCCAACTCCTCACCCTGCTGCAAGCCAACGCCCGCGAAGCCACCGCCACCCTCGCCCGCAAACTTGGTGTCGCCCGCACCACCGTGGTCGCCCGCATTGCCCGTTTGGAAAAAACCGGCGTCATCGGCGGTTATGGCGTGCGCCTCGGCAAACCCGGTGAAGAAAAAGGCCTGCGGGCGTACTGCGCGCTGCAGGTGGAACCGAAAGTCGGTCCGGCGGTGGTGAAGCGCCTGGGACGTTTTCCGGAGATTGAAGAGTTGTCAGCGGTCAGCGGAATTTGGGATTACATGTTGTTGTTGCGGGCCGAATCGCCGGAGCGGCTGGACCAAGTGTTGGATGAGATTGGGGCGATTGAGGGGGTTAAGCAGACGACGACGGCGGTGATGTTGGCGAGGAAGATTGATAGGCGGGGGTAA